The following coding sequences are from one Diospyros lotus cultivar Yz01 chromosome 7, ASM1463336v1, whole genome shotgun sequence window:
- the LOC127806408 gene encoding protein CHUP1, chloroplastic: MIVRLGFVVAASIAAYAVKQLNIRSSRSSVSLIKPSENGELSTEQPCIEEDKEHFKYSGDGPNEQDGEEEEEKEEVKLISGVINPALGNSADLEDEILPEFENLLSGEIDFPLPNDKYDTERTSKAEKDKVYESEMADNANELERLRNLVEELEEREVKLEGELLEYYGLKEQESDITELQRQLKIKAVEIDMLNITINSLQAERKKLQEEVSLGASARRELEVARNKIKELQRQIQLEASQTKGQLLLLKQQVSGLQAKEEEAFRKDAEVERKLKAFKELEVEVVELKRKNKELQHEKRELTIKLDAAESRIASLSNLTESEMVAKVRQEVNNLRHTNEDLLKQVEGLQMNRFSEVEELVYLRWVNACLRYELRNYQTPPGKTSARDLNKSLSPRSQEKAKQLMLEYAGSERGQGDTDLDSNFSHPSSPGSEDFDNASMDSSTSRYSNISKKPSLIQKLKKWGKSRDDSSTLSSPARSLGGSSPSRISMSLRPRGPLEALMLRNAGDGVAITTFGKAEQEASESPETPKVSSGDSMNNVAESFHLMSKSVEGILDEKYPAYKDRHKLALEREKQIKEKADQARAARFGNNSKLSSGLEPRSKGEKDKSLSLPPKLAQIKEKVVVSGDSSDQPSDSKIADPQVVSKIQLANIEKRPPRVPRPPPKPSGGAPIGANTNPTSGIPAPPSTPPPPPGIPPPPPIPGGPPRPPPPPGSLPRGSGTGEKVHRAPEVVEFYQSLMKREAKKDTPSLISSTSSSADARSNIVGEIENRSSFLLAVKADVETQGDFVQSLATEVRAASFTNIHDLVSFVNWLDEELSFLVDERAVLKHFDWPDGKADALREAAFEYQDLVKLERQVSSFDDDPKLPCETALKKMYKLLEKVEQSVYALLRTRDMAVSRYREFGIPIDWLLDSGVVGKIKLSSVQLAKKYMKRVATELDVLSGPEKEPNREFLLLQGVRFAFRVHQFAGGFDADSMKAFEELRSRVRAQTGEDNKLEA, encoded by the exons ATGATAGTTAGGTTGGGATTTGTGGTTGCTGCTTCTATTGCAGCATATGCAGTTAAGCAGCTTAATATCAGAAGTTCAAGGTCATCAGTCTCTTTGATCAAGCCTTCAG AAAATGGCGAATTATCGACTGAACAGCCTTGCATTGAGGAAGATAAGGAACACTTCAAGTATTCTGGCGATGGCCCCAATGAACAGGAT ggggaggaggaagaggagaaagaagaggTAAAATTAATTAGTGGCGTGATAAACCCGGCTCTAGGTAATTCAGCCGATCTTGAAGATGAGATTTTGCCTGAATTTGAAAATCTTCTATCTGGGGAGATCGATTTTCCATTACCCAATGACAAGTATGATACAGAGAGGACTTCCAAGGCAGAGAAAGACAAAGTTTATGAAAGTGAGATGGCTGACAATGCAAATGAACTGGAGCGGCTGCGGAATTTAGTTGAAGAATTGGAGGAGAGGGAAGTGAAGCTAGAAGGCGAATTGCTTGAGTACTATGGTTTGAAAGAGCAGGAGTCAGACATCACTGAACTTCAAAGGCAGCTCAAGATTAAGGCAGTAGAGATTGACATGCTGAACATAACCATCAACTCCCTGCAGGCTGAAAGGAAAAAGCTTCAGGAAGAGGTTTCTCTGGGAGCTTCTGCAAGGAGAGAGCTGGAGGTGGCCAGGAATAAGATAAAGGAGCTGCAGAGGCAGATTCAGCTTGAAGCTAGTCAGACAAAAGGCCAGCTATTGTTGCTCAAACAACAAGTTAGTGGTCTTCAAGCGAAGGAGGAAGAAGCCTTCAGGAAAGATGCTGAAGTTGAGAGGAAGCTTAAAGCTTTCAAGGAATTAGAGGTGGAGGTTGTGGAGCTCaagaggaagaacaaagaaCTTCAGCATGAAAAGAGAGAATTGACAATTAAACTAGATGCTGCTGAGTCTAGAATTGCATCCCTTTCAAACTTGACAGAG AGTGAAATGGTTGCCAAGGTGAGACAGGAGGTCAACAATTTAAGGCACACAAATGAAGATCTTTTAAAGCAAGTTGAAGGACTTCAAATGAATAGGTTCAGTGAAGTAGAGGAGCTAGTGTACCTTCGTTGGGTCAATGCATGCTTGAGGTATGAGCTGCGTAACTACCAGACACCACCTGGGAAAACATCAGCCCGTGATCTCAACAAGAGTTTGAGCCCACGATCACAAGAGAAAGCTAAACAACTGATGTTAGAATATGCAGGATCAGAACGTGGACAAGGAGACACAGACCTTGACAGCAATTTCTCTCACCCATCATCTCCAGGAAGTGAGGATTTTGACAATGCTTCTATGGACAGTTCTACAAGTAGATATAGTAATATCAGCAAAAAGCCTAGCTTGATTCAGAAACTAAAGAAATGGGGCAAAAGCAGGGATGATTCAAGCACTCTTTCTTCACCAGCTAGATCCCTTGGGGGAAGCTCTCCTAGCAGGATTAGTATGAGCCTGAGGCCAAGGGGCCCACTGGAAGCCCTTATGTTGAGAAATGCAGGTGATGGTGTAGCCATCACTACATTTGGGAAAGCAGAgcaggaagcttctgaatctCCTGAAACTCCAAAGGTTTCTTCTGGTGACTCGATGAACAATGTTGCAGAGTCATTCCACTTGATGTCTAAATCAGTTGAAGggattttagatgaaaaataccCAGCATATAAAGACCGGCATAAATTGGCTTTGGAGAGGGAGAagcaaatcaaagaaaaagctGATCAAGCAAGGGCTGCCAGGTTTGGCAACAATTCAAAATTAAGTTCTGGTTTGGAGCCTAGATCCAAAGGAGAGAAGGATAAATCCTTAAGTTTGCCACCAAAACTTGCTCAGATAAAGGAAAAAGTAGTGGTCTCTGGTGACTCAAGTGACCAACCCAGTGATAGCAAAATTGCTGATCCTCAAGTAGTGAGCAAGATACAGCTTGCTAATATTGAGAAAAGACCTCCCCGTGTCCCTCGACCACCTCCTAAACCATCTGGAGGTGCTCCTATTGGTGCAAATACTAATCCTACAAGTGGCATACCAGCACCTCCATCTACGCCGCCACCTCCACCAGGTatcccaccaccaccacccatTCCCGGTGGACCTCCTCGGCCACCTCCTCCACCAGGAAGCTTACCAAGAGGGTCAGGGACTGGGGAAAAAGTCCATCGTGCTCCTGAAGTAGTTGAATTTTACCAGTCATTGATGAAACGTGAGGCTAAGAAGGATACGCCATCATTGATATCTTCAACATCTAGTTCAGCAGATGCTAGGAGCAACATTGTCGGGGAGATTGAGAATAGATCATCATTCCTCCTAGCT GTGAAAGCTGACGTGGAAACTCAAGGTGATTTTGTCCAGTCTCTGGCAACTGAAGTCCGAGCAGCATCCTTTACCAATATACATGATTTGGTGTCCTTTGTGAACTGGCTGGATGAAGAACTCTCTTTCTTG GTTGACGAGCGAGCAGTCCTCAAGCACTTTGATTGGCCAGATGGGAAAGCAGATGCTCTAAGAGAGGCGGCCTTCGAATACCAGGACCTGGTGAAGCTGGAGCGGCAAGTGTCCTCCTTTGATGATGATCCCAAACTCCCTTGTGAAACTGCTTTGAAGAAAATGTACAAGTTGCTTGAAAA GGTGGAACAGAGTGTCTATGCGCTCTTGCGTACCAGGGACATGGCTGTTTCACGATATAGAGAATTTGGAATTCCCATTGATTGGCTGCTGGACTCTGGAGTAGTAGGAAAG